A stretch of the Leptospiraceae bacterium genome encodes the following:
- a CDS encoding MBL fold metallo-hydrolase produces the protein MKIKFLGTGTSHGVPLIACTCKTCSSDNPKNTRYRTSVFLEVENTHILIDTPPEFRLRALEYGIEKIDTVLFTHAHSDHCSGLDDIRRFNEIQKASIPIYGNSESLIDLRKRFQYIFEQTQEGGGKPKITLSLIQNEQEFYLGSLAILPLTVLHGTIPVTAFRIQNFAYMTDVSEIPDSVFPLLKGLEILVLDALRTEPHPTHFNLSQAIEAAMKIGAKKTYFTHISHRLEHEETEKNLPDGMFMAYDGLELEI, from the coding sequence ATGAAGATAAAATTTTTAGGCACGGGCACTTCTCACGGAGTCCCCCTGATTGCCTGTACCTGCAAAACTTGCAGTTCTGACAACCCAAAGAATACCCGCTATAGAACCTCTGTTTTTCTTGAAGTAGAAAATACTCATATTCTGATAGATACTCCACCCGAATTTCGATTGAGAGCTTTGGAATATGGAATTGAAAAAATAGATACCGTTTTATTTACCCATGCTCATTCGGATCATTGTTCGGGTCTCGATGATATCAGGAGGTTTAATGAAATCCAAAAGGCTTCTATTCCTATTTATGGAAATTCTGAAAGTCTTATTGATTTAAGAAAGCGCTTTCAGTATATTTTTGAACAAACACAGGAAGGAGGAGGAAAACCTAAAATTACTTTATCCTTGATTCAAAATGAACAGGAATTTTATCTGGGTTCACTCGCCATTCTTCCCCTTACCGTTTTACACGGAACTATTCCGGTTACAGCATTCCGGATTCAAAACTTTGCATATATGACCGATGTTTCGGAAATCCCCGATAGTGTTTTTCCCCTGTTGAAAGGGCTTGAAATCCTGGTTTTAGATGCCCTGCGTACTGAGCCCCATCCCACTCATTTCAATCTTTCTCAGGCAATTGAGGCCGCAATGAAGATCGGGGCAAAGAAAACCTATTTTACTCATATTTCACATCGATTGGAGCATGAAGAAACAGAGAAAAATCTTCCGGATGGAATGTTTATGGCCTATGATGGACTTGAATTAGAAATTTAG
- a CDS encoding SpoIIE family protein phosphatase, with protein MNQQIDGYKNVLWELTWKLELFTHIVPVPMAIYFSGVTGNLVGIKEIMMTIFTGGLAGTLMVLMGIAWRTYILKKLFRSYDGFLEKGGTEKKILMKLKTKIINHPFHEGRMIVFRWCFGVPLTHILFILFYKVKPEAHQSIPFLLLYIVPVSYISYILISERVLQKILTNDSFKNLPPLKNKALSMNYFRRLLISFLSVAIMPFCVLGYLMYAMDKGFLKVSHPFLHIGIIGVSMFVPIMVVSYVMAGSLRSGIDKVTHTLKRVSLGDFSERLAVASNDEFGMQAKTLNDIILKLSQMYTEIKDLNQNLERKVEQRTAELKESLEHVKKLKFQQDGDYFLTSLLLKPLGKNEIKSDKVKIDFLIKQKKEFEFKNRVFEIGGDLCLSHSIKLKGKPYIIFINADAMGKSIQGAGGAIVLGAVFKSILERNKIQDEGENIYPERWLKNVFIELHRVFESFEGSMLVSLVFGLIDESSGLIYFINAEHPWMVLYRDAHASFIENELTFRKLGTSIEEGFIYIRTFLMQPGDIMFAGSDGRDDLNLSKSVFTEVRNINEDENLFLSLVERAGGDIQKLYKEIQNKGQITDDLSILRISYTLDAEETCNQSEEEISKEILHMMESAGFEELSEYIEAQHESEVKCAELYKCLSEAYSKFKKYKNALRAALLYAEKKPYSIQPLDMVVSCAEACKNYSLAIEFADRIRLRQPMNLDNLFLLSSLYFKNKNEKKAKGIVEEILFYEPQNPKALRYANRLHIKI; from the coding sequence ATGAATCAGCAGATAGATGGCTATAAAAATGTCCTCTGGGAACTTACCTGGAAATTAGAATTGTTTACTCATATCGTTCCGGTCCCTATGGCAATTTATTTTTCGGGAGTAACGGGAAATCTTGTCGGCATTAAAGAAATTATGATGACCATCTTTACCGGAGGACTTGCCGGAACACTCATGGTCTTGATGGGTATTGCCTGGAGAACTTATATTTTAAAAAAACTTTTTCGTTCTTATGATGGTTTTTTAGAAAAGGGAGGTACGGAAAAAAAGATTTTAATGAAGTTAAAAACGAAGATTATTAACCATCCTTTCCATGAAGGACGGATGATAGTTTTTCGCTGGTGTTTTGGAGTACCCCTGACCCACATTTTGTTTATTCTCTTTTACAAGGTGAAACCGGAAGCACATCAAAGCATTCCATTTTTGTTACTGTATATAGTACCTGTATCATATATTTCTTATATTTTAATTTCTGAAAGAGTTCTTCAGAAAATTCTTACTAACGATAGTTTCAAAAACCTGCCTCCTTTAAAAAATAAAGCATTGAGTATGAACTATTTTAGAAGGTTGTTAATCTCTTTTCTATCGGTTGCTATCATGCCTTTTTGTGTTCTGGGCTATTTAATGTATGCAATGGATAAGGGCTTTCTAAAAGTTTCGCATCCATTCTTGCATATAGGAATTATTGGTGTAAGTATGTTTGTTCCTATCATGGTTGTCTCTTACGTAATGGCCGGTTCTCTACGAAGCGGCATAGATAAAGTTACTCACACTTTAAAACGAGTATCACTCGGAGACTTTTCAGAAAGACTGGCTGTAGCCTCTAACGATGAATTTGGAATGCAGGCCAAAACTCTGAATGATATCATACTTAAATTGAGCCAAATGTATACAGAGATTAAAGATTTGAACCAGAATCTGGAACGTAAAGTGGAGCAAAGAACGGCCGAATTAAAGGAATCATTAGAGCATGTAAAAAAGCTAAAATTCCAACAGGATGGAGATTATTTTCTAACTTCACTTCTTCTCAAACCCCTGGGAAAGAATGAAATCAAATCTGATAAAGTAAAAATAGATTTTCTGATTAAACAAAAAAAAGAATTCGAGTTTAAGAACCGCGTATTTGAGATCGGGGGAGATCTTTGTCTAAGTCATAGTATTAAGCTAAAAGGAAAACCCTATATCATTTTTATCAATGCTGATGCAATGGGAAAGTCCATACAGGGCGCAGGTGGAGCCATTGTTTTAGGTGCTGTATTTAAATCTATATTAGAAAGAAATAAAATACAGGATGAGGGAGAAAATATATACCCTGAGAGATGGTTAAAAAATGTATTTATAGAATTACACAGGGTTTTTGAAAGTTTCGAAGGATCTATGCTGGTTTCCCTTGTCTTCGGTTTAATAGATGAATCCAGCGGACTTATCTATTTTATAAATGCTGAACATCCCTGGATGGTTTTGTATAGAGATGCCCATGCCAGTTTTATCGAGAATGAATTAACCTTTCGAAAATTAGGAACTTCTATAGAAGAAGGTTTTATTTATATCCGAACCTTCCTGATGCAACCCGGAGACATTATGTTTGCCGGTTCAGACGGAAGGGATGATTTAAATCTTTCCAAATCTGTTTTTACCGAGGTTCGAAATATTAATGAAGACGAAAATTTATTTTTAAGTCTTGTAGAAAGAGCAGGAGGAGATATTCAAAAGCTATATAAGGAAATTCAAAATAAAGGTCAAATTACCGATGATTTATCTATCTTAAGAATATCTTATACACTTGATGCTGAGGAAACCTGCAACCAATCTGAAGAAGAAATTTCAAAAGAAATACTACATATGATGGAAAGTGCAGGGTTTGAGGAATTATCTGAGTATATAGAAGCACAACATGAATCAGAAGTAAAATGTGCAGAACTGTATAAATGTCTTTCTGAGGCATATAGTAAATTTAAAAAGTATAAAAATGCCTTACGGGCTGCTTTATTGTATGCAGAGAAAAAACCCTACAGCATACAGCCTTTAGATATGGTTGTAAGCTGCGCAGAAGCCTGTAAAAATTATTCTCTTGCGATTGAATTTGCAGATAGAATTCGGCTAAGACAACCAATGAATCTGGATAATTTATTTCTTCTTAGTTCTTTATACTTTAAAAATAAAAATGAAAAGAAGGCCAAAGGAATCGTTGAAGAAATACTGTTTTATGAGCCGCAAAACCCGAAAGCTTTGCGGTACGCAAACCGTTTGCATATAAAAATTTAA